One window of Brevibacterium pigmentatum genomic DNA carries:
- a CDS encoding ATP-dependent Clp protease proteolytic subunit, producing MTAPVGLDAGGGMGLDDHIFNRLLKERIIWLGSEVRDDNANAICAQMMLLAAEDPEADISLYINSPGGSVTAGMAIYDTMQYIKPDVSTVAMGMAASMGQFLLSSGTPGKRYATPHARILMHQPLGGIGGTATDIKIQAELILHMKKQMAELTAQQTGKSLEQILQDNDRDHWFTAEEALEYGFIDKMVTRASDVENN from the coding sequence ATGACAGCTCCCGTCGGCCTCGACGCCGGTGGGGGAATGGGTCTCGACGACCACATCTTCAATCGTCTTCTCAAGGAGCGCATCATCTGGCTCGGTTCGGAGGTGCGTGACGACAACGCCAACGCCATCTGCGCGCAGATGATGCTGCTGGCCGCCGAAGATCCCGAAGCGGACATCTCGCTCTACATCAACTCGCCCGGCGGATCCGTCACCGCCGGTATGGCCATCTACGACACCATGCAGTACATCAAGCCCGACGTCTCGACCGTGGCCATGGGCATGGCCGCCTCGATGGGACAGTTCCTGCTGTCCTCGGGCACCCCAGGCAAGCGCTACGCCACCCCGCACGCGCGCATCCTCATGCACCAGCCGCTGGGCGGCATCGGCGGAACGGCCACGGACATCAAGATCCAGGCCGAGCTGATCCTGCACATGAAGAAGCAGATGGCGGAACTGACCGCTCAGCAGACGGGCAAGTCGCTCGAGCAGATCCTCCAGGACAACGATCGTGACCACTGGTTCACCGCTGAGGAAGCCCTCGAATACGGCTTCATCGACAAGATGGTCACCCGCGCGTCCGACGTCGAGAACAACTGA
- a CDS encoding ribose-5-phosphate isomerase: MKVHLGTDHAGFEFKELLKAHLEKAGHDVVDHGAHEYDALDDYPAFCIAAAQAVVDDQAAGLDALGVVIGGSGNGEQMAANLVKGARTALAWNPEISKLARQHNNAQIVAVGARQHPEAEAIAIVDAFLAEPFSGDERHERRINIMADYEEQGQQAL, encoded by the coding sequence ATGAAGGTTCACCTCGGCACCGACCACGCCGGATTCGAATTCAAAGAGCTCCTCAAAGCTCACCTGGAGAAGGCAGGGCACGACGTCGTCGACCACGGCGCTCATGAATACGACGCCCTCGATGACTACCCGGCATTCTGCATCGCCGCGGCGCAGGCCGTCGTCGATGATCAGGCCGCCGGACTCGACGCTCTCGGCGTTGTGATCGGCGGATCCGGAAACGGCGAGCAGATGGCCGCAAACCTGGTCAAGGGCGCACGCACCGCTCTGGCCTGGAATCCGGAGATCTCGAAGCTGGCCCGCCAGCACAACAACGCTCAGATCGTCGCCGTCGGCGCCCGCCAGCACCCCGAAGCCGAAGCGATCGCCATCGTTGACGCCTTCCTGGCCGAGCCGTTCTCCGGCGACGAGCGCCACGAACGGCGCATCAACATCATGGCCGACTATGAGGAGCAGGGCCAGCAGGCTCTGTGA
- a CDS encoding mycothiol-dependent nitroreductase Rv2466c family protein yields the protein MSRETLDLWFDTACPWAWMTSRWGLEVAKVRDVDVKFHPMSLNFLNRDKDIPDDYRALMNRALAPMRIVTAAIAEHGDDIAEPLYTAIGTRIHPGGEEDFEKAVSEALAELQLPAELMKYGETEDYDAQLQASHDEALSLVGDDVGTPICRVAGTAFFGPVVTPAPKGEDAGRLFDGVLAVASTPGFFELKRTRDQGPSFD from the coding sequence GTGAGCAGAGAAACACTCGATCTGTGGTTCGACACGGCCTGCCCATGGGCATGGATGACCTCGCGCTGGGGTCTCGAAGTGGCCAAGGTCCGCGACGTCGACGTGAAGTTCCACCCGATGAGCCTGAACTTCCTCAACCGTGACAAGGACATTCCCGACGACTACCGCGCACTGATGAACCGGGCTCTGGCTCCGATGCGCATCGTCACCGCCGCTATCGCCGAACACGGGGATGACATCGCCGAACCGCTCTACACCGCGATCGGCACCCGCATCCACCCGGGTGGAGAGGAGGACTTCGAGAAAGCTGTGTCCGAGGCCCTCGCCGAACTGCAGCTGCCTGCCGAACTCATGAAGTACGGCGAGACCGAGGACTATGACGCCCAGCTCCAGGCTTCCCACGACGAGGCTCTGAGCTTGGTCGGCGACGATGTGGGCACGCCGATCTGCCGCGTCGCCGGAACCGCGTTCTTCGGTCCTGTCGTCACCCCCGCTCCGAAGGGAGAGGACGCCGGACGGCTCTTCGACGGCGTCCTCGCCGTCGCCTCGACACCGGGATTCTTCGAGCTCAAGCGCACCCGCGACCAGGGCCCGAGCTTCGACTGA
- a CDS encoding mechanosensitive ion channel family protein — protein sequence MTSEAIDTTVQTASDFDWASFLLGAPLKITVIIIGAIVVNLVIRLFIRRFTTAVAKGTVGSEKAESAGRTKFSATALEAQRTGIDEQTIKERRAQRAKTVGRMLSSVTTILVSVIAVLMILDALSFNIAPILASAGIAGVAIAFGAQELVRDYLSGFFIVIEDQYGIGDTVDLGEAVGEVEDVGLRRTQIRDLTGTLWHVRNGEILRVGNLSQGWARAVLDIPIDYRTSMDEYREMTEDITRTLRKDPELSKAMLEDPEIAGVQSLSGSHRVIRTMVKTKPNLQWMVERAFRAELMTQLAKRGGQIGMVQETVLRTLPDKEQAMAPAAAGDSENPSPLPSGQEIRSTAQEDSPSEGSSDDADN from the coding sequence ATGACTTCCGAAGCAATTGATACCACTGTTCAGACTGCAAGTGACTTCGATTGGGCGTCGTTCCTCCTCGGCGCGCCGCTGAAGATCACCGTCATCATCATCGGCGCCATCGTCGTCAATCTCGTCATCCGGCTCTTCATCCGCAGGTTCACCACCGCGGTCGCCAAGGGCACCGTCGGCAGCGAGAAGGCTGAAAGCGCCGGCCGAACGAAGTTCTCCGCCACTGCCCTTGAGGCCCAACGCACCGGGATCGATGAACAGACGATCAAGGAACGCCGAGCCCAGCGAGCGAAGACCGTGGGACGGATGCTGTCGTCGGTGACGACGATCCTCGTCAGCGTCATCGCGGTCCTCATGATCCTCGATGCCCTGAGCTTCAACATCGCCCCGATCCTCGCTTCTGCCGGTATCGCCGGTGTCGCCATCGCCTTCGGTGCTCAGGAGCTCGTCCGCGACTACCTGTCGGGATTCTTCATCGTCATCGAAGACCAGTACGGAATCGGTGACACCGTCGACCTCGGCGAGGCCGTCGGCGAAGTCGAGGACGTCGGCCTGCGTCGCACTCAGATCCGCGACCTCACGGGCACCCTGTGGCATGTGCGCAACGGTGAGATCCTGCGCGTGGGCAATCTGTCCCAGGGTTGGGCACGCGCCGTCCTCGACATCCCCATCGACTACCGGACCTCGATGGATGAATACCGCGAGATGACCGAGGACATCACGCGCACTCTGCGGAAGGATCCCGAGCTGTCGAAGGCGATGCTCGAAGATCCGGAGATCGCCGGTGTCCAGTCGCTGTCGGGCTCCCACCGCGTCATCCGCACCATGGTCAAGACCAAACCGAACCTGCAGTGGATGGTCGAGCGTGCCTTCCGTGCCGAACTGATGACCCAGCTGGCCAAGCGCGGCGGACAGATCGGTATGGTGCAGGAGACGGTTCTGCGCACCCTGCCGGACAAGGAGCAGGCAATGGCCCCCGCGGCCGCAGGCGACTCCGAGAATCCCTCGCCGCTGCCCAGTGGCCAGGAGATCCGCAGCACCGCGCAGGAAGACTCCCCCAGTGAAGGATCGAGTGATGACGCAGACAA
- a CDS encoding ATP-dependent Clp protease proteolytic subunit, giving the protein MNFMPGSTASNMPQSRYVMPQFEERTPYGFKRQDPYTKLFDDRVVFLGAQVDDTSADDVMAQLLVLESQDPDRDITLYINSPGGSFTAMTAIYDTMQYIKPEIQTVCLGQAASAAAVLLAAGTPGKRLALPNARVLIHQPAMQGQGQGQASDLEIQAAEVLRMREWLEGTLAKHSNKEAAQVSNDIERDLFLTAEQAKDYGLVDQVLSSRKNAN; this is encoded by the coding sequence ATGAACTTTATGCCGGGTTCGACGGCGTCGAACATGCCGCAGTCGCGTTATGTCATGCCGCAGTTCGAAGAGCGCACACCCTATGGCTTCAAGCGCCAGGATCCCTACACGAAGCTCTTCGACGATCGTGTGGTGTTCCTCGGCGCTCAGGTCGACGACACGTCCGCCGACGATGTCATGGCTCAGCTGCTGGTCCTCGAATCACAGGATCCGGACCGCGACATCACTCTCTACATCAATTCGCCCGGTGGCTCCTTCACCGCGATGACAGCCATCTACGACACGATGCAGTACATCAAGCCGGAGATCCAGACCGTCTGCCTCGGTCAGGCCGCCTCGGCCGCCGCCGTGCTGCTGGCCGCCGGAACTCCCGGCAAGCGTCTGGCGCTGCCGAACGCGCGAGTGCTCATCCACCAGCCGGCGATGCAGGGCCAGGGCCAGGGTCAGGCCTCTGACCTCGAGATCCAGGCCGCCGAGGTGCTGCGGATGCGCGAATGGCTGGAGGGCACTCTGGCCAAGCACTCCAACAAGGAGGCCGCTCAGGTCTCGAACGACATCGAACGCGACCTCTTCCTCACGGCCGAGCAGGCCAAGGACTACGGTCTCGTCGACCAGGTGCTCTCTTCGCGCAAGAACGCGAACTGA
- the pepN gene encoding aminopeptidase N: MPQHNLTRDEARERSANVDVSSYEHTLILTGVGESFRVRSRIRFAAASDSTTFIDAITASVERVRLNGTDLDLTEVVAPARITLPGLAAENELIVDAHFSYMNTGEGLHRFVDPIDDEVYLYSQFEVPDARRVFPVFEQPDIKSPYSFTVVAPEKWTVVSNSPTPTPSDPKETFAELGETPQPGMAVWQFAPTTPISSYITAIIAGPYESVHSQLTSSDGSVVPLGLYCRASLLEHLDAEKLFRITKAGFEFFEREFDVAYPFEKYDQLFVPEFNAGAMENAGAVTILENYVFRSRPTEALVERRTVTILHELAHMWFGDLVTMRWWNDLWLNESFAEFMSTLATAEATEFADAWTTFATIEKSWAYRQDQLPSTHPIVAPIEDLADVEVNFDGITYAKGASVLKQLVAWVGRNEFFSGLKSYFDKHAWSNTELSDLLSELEATSGRDLEAWSKLWLEESGVNLLEAVVTAEDGQAAGDAAKTDEQTISTLQVTQKPWSIPGQPTPSLRPHRLAIGFYSDNGQGRLKRTHSFPLDIDGESAEVTEARGLALPDVIVVNDADLSYAKVRFDSRSMETAAHRLGDFDDSLTQLLVLATLWDEVRDGERPVHDYINTVLTHLGAITHSSGLLTQMRQLDTAVASYLPPQERETKHAEVADRFIELLETVEEGTDQAFQLVRGFIRHATTPEQLDRLKSWLRAEKDNVYGITLDTDLTWEIIIGLSANDAVDDSAVAEMSRKDPSATGVRHAATARASRPTSASKSRTFTRIVDDADLPNSELGALALGFGTGLQKDSGELIAAEAPLRSFADEYFARVAGWWETRTLEMAQTMTLRLYPPVSSATVKATRRWLDDHPSAPKGLVRLMRENLADAERALQVQRASSASKGSLNLHS, from the coding sequence GTGCCGCAACACAACCTCACCCGCGACGAAGCACGCGAACGTTCAGCCAACGTGGACGTCTCGAGCTACGAGCACACTCTGATCCTCACAGGAGTTGGTGAGAGTTTCCGCGTCCGCTCACGTATCCGCTTCGCTGCAGCATCGGATTCGACGACGTTCATCGACGCCATCACCGCCAGCGTCGAGCGCGTCCGCCTCAACGGCACCGACCTCGACCTCACCGAGGTGGTCGCACCGGCCCGCATCACCCTTCCCGGTCTCGCGGCTGAGAACGAGCTCATCGTCGATGCTCATTTCTCCTATATGAATACCGGCGAGGGCCTGCATCGCTTCGTCGACCCGATCGATGACGAGGTCTACCTCTACTCCCAGTTCGAGGTCCCCGACGCGCGCCGTGTCTTCCCCGTCTTCGAACAGCCCGATATCAAGTCTCCGTACTCCTTCACCGTCGTCGCACCGGAGAAGTGGACGGTCGTCTCGAATTCGCCCACCCCGACGCCGAGCGATCCGAAGGAGACCTTCGCCGAACTCGGAGAGACCCCGCAACCGGGCATGGCGGTGTGGCAGTTCGCCCCCACCACCCCGATCTCGTCGTATATCACCGCGATCATCGCCGGCCCCTATGAATCCGTGCATTCGCAGCTGACGTCCTCCGACGGATCTGTCGTGCCCCTTGGTCTGTACTGCCGTGCCTCGCTGCTCGAGCATCTCGACGCGGAGAAGCTGTTCCGGATCACGAAGGCCGGCTTCGAGTTCTTCGAACGCGAATTCGATGTCGCCTACCCGTTCGAGAAGTACGATCAGCTCTTCGTCCCGGAGTTCAATGCCGGAGCGATGGAGAATGCCGGTGCCGTGACGATCCTCGAGAACTATGTGTTCCGGTCCCGTCCCACCGAGGCTCTGGTCGAACGCCGGACGGTGACGATCCTCCACGAACTGGCTCATATGTGGTTCGGAGATCTCGTGACCATGCGCTGGTGGAACGATCTGTGGCTCAACGAGTCGTTCGCCGAGTTCATGTCGACGCTGGCGACGGCCGAGGCGACCGAGTTCGCCGATGCGTGGACGACGTTCGCCACGATCGAGAAGTCCTGGGCCTACCGCCAGGATCAGCTGCCGAGCACCCACCCGATCGTCGCCCCGATCGAGGACCTCGCCGATGTCGAAGTCAACTTCGACGGAATCACCTACGCCAAGGGAGCCTCGGTGCTCAAACAGCTCGTCGCCTGGGTCGGTCGCAACGAGTTCTTCTCCGGTCTCAAGAGCTACTTCGACAAACACGCCTGGTCGAACACCGAACTCTCCGATCTCCTCAGCGAGCTCGAAGCCACCTCGGGCAGGGACCTGGAGGCCTGGTCGAAGCTGTGGCTCGAGGAATCCGGGGTCAACCTCCTCGAAGCCGTCGTCACCGCCGAAGACGGTCAGGCAGCCGGCGACGCGGCGAAGACGGACGAGCAGACGATCTCGACCCTGCAGGTGACTCAGAAGCCGTGGTCGATTCCGGGACAGCCCACGCCGTCGCTGCGACCGCACCGACTGGCCATCGGCTTCTACTCGGACAACGGACAGGGACGACTGAAGCGCACCCATTCGTTCCCGCTCGACATCGACGGCGAATCTGCCGAGGTCACCGAGGCCCGTGGCCTGGCTCTGCCCGATGTCATCGTCGTCAACGACGCCGACCTCAGCTATGCCAAGGTCCGCTTCGACTCACGCAGCATGGAAACGGCGGCGCACCGGCTGGGCGACTTCGACGATTCGCTCACTCAGCTGCTCGTTCTGGCCACCCTGTGGGACGAGGTCCGGGACGGCGAACGGCCCGTCCACGACTACATCAACACTGTGCTCACCCATCTGGGCGCCATCACCCATTCGTCCGGGCTGCTCACGCAGATGCGTCAGCTCGACACCGCGGTCGCCTCCTACCTGCCTCCGCAGGAGCGGGAGACGAAGCACGCCGAGGTGGCCGACCGTTTCATCGAACTGCTCGAAACGGTCGAGGAGGGAACGGATCAGGCCTTCCAACTCGTGCGCGGGTTCATCCGTCATGCAACCACGCCCGAGCAGCTGGACCGCCTGAAGTCCTGGCTGCGGGCTGAGAAGGACAACGTCTATGGGATCACTCTGGACACGGACCTGACGTGGGAGATCATCATCGGTCTGTCTGCGAACGACGCCGTCGACGATTCCGCCGTGGCGGAGATGAGCCGCAAGGACCCCAGCGCCACCGGTGTTCGCCACGCCGCGACCGCACGCGCCTCCAGGCCCACCTCGGCGTCGAAATCACGCACCTTCACCCGCATCGTCGACGATGCCGATCTGCCGAACTCCGAACTCGGGGCACTGGCGCTGGGCTTCGGAACCGGTCTGCAGAAGGACTCCGGAGAGCTCATCGCCGCCGAAGCACCGCTGCGGTCCTTCGCCGATGAGTACTTCGCCCGGGTAGCCGGTTGGTGGGAGACGCGCACGTTGGAGATGGCGCAGACGATGACTCTGCGACTGTACCCGCCGGTGAGTTCTGCCACAGTCAAGGCCACCCGGCGGTGGCTCGACGATCACCCGTCCGCGCCGAAGGGCCTGGTGCGGCTGATGCGGGAGAACCTCGCCGATGCGGAGCGCGCATTGCAGGTTCAGCGTGCGTCCAGCGCTTCCAAGGGATCGTTGAACCTTCACAGCTAA
- the tig gene encoding trigger factor: protein MKSSVEQLDPTRVKISVEVPYAELKPSVDEAYKTIGAQVTVPGFRKGKVPSRIIDQRIGRPAVIQEAVNNGLDDFYRNAVEEHDLKPMGQPEVEISEVPGLDGTEDGELGFTVEVDVRPEVKLPAYDTINIEVDPIDVTDADVDAELEQLRTRFGTLVAVDRPAATDDFVTLDLVATIGDEEIDTASDISYQVGAGTMLEGMDEALDGLSAGETTTFETTFAGGEHAGEQGTVKITLGAVKERELPEADDDFAQLASEFDTIDELREDLRVQAGKTKETEQGVQARDKVLEHLMETLDVPVPAKIVTDEVERHLESENRSDDDEHRKEVTEETERNLRTQFILDAVSEAENVEVSQPELIEYLISASQQYGMNPNEFAQMLDSSGQVNALVGEVSRRKALAAVLAGATVKDTAGNVVDMEAFTSAGDDAEEADADAQSAEAADEAPAEAAEEN, encoded by the coding sequence GTGAAGAGCTCCGTCGAGCAACTCGACCCCACCCGGGTCAAGATCAGCGTGGAAGTCCCATACGCCGAACTCAAGCCGAGCGTCGACGAGGCATACAAGACCATCGGTGCCCAGGTGACCGTCCCCGGTTTCCGCAAGGGCAAGGTCCCCTCGCGCATCATCGATCAGCGCATCGGTCGTCCTGCTGTGATCCAGGAAGCCGTCAACAACGGTCTTGATGACTTCTACCGCAACGCGGTCGAAGAGCACGACCTCAAGCCGATGGGCCAGCCCGAGGTCGAGATCTCCGAGGTTCCCGGACTCGACGGAACCGAAGACGGCGAACTGGGCTTCACCGTCGAGGTCGACGTGCGTCCCGAGGTCAAATTGCCTGCCTACGACACGATCAACATCGAGGTCGACCCCATCGACGTCACCGACGCCGATGTGGATGCCGAGCTCGAGCAGCTGCGCACCCGCTTCGGAACCCTGGTCGCCGTCGATCGCCCCGCAGCCACGGACGACTTCGTCACCCTCGACCTCGTCGCCACCATCGGTGACGAAGAGATCGACACCGCCTCCGACATCTCCTACCAGGTCGGCGCCGGCACGATGCTCGAAGGCATGGACGAGGCCCTCGACGGGCTCTCCGCCGGAGAGACCACGACCTTCGAGACCACCTTCGCAGGCGGCGAGCACGCCGGCGAACAGGGCACCGTGAAGATCACCCTGGGTGCTGTCAAGGAACGCGAACTGCCCGAGGCCGACGACGACTTCGCTCAGCTGGCCAGCGAGTTCGACACGATCGACGAGCTGCGTGAGGACCTGCGCGTCCAGGCCGGCAAGACCAAGGAGACCGAGCAGGGCGTCCAGGCACGCGACAAGGTCCTCGAACACCTCATGGAGACCCTCGACGTGCCGGTTCCGGCCAAGATCGTCACCGACGAGGTCGAGCGTCACCTCGAATCCGAGAACCGTTCGGACGATGACGAGCACCGCAAGGAGGTCACCGAGGAGACCGAGCGCAACCTGCGCACGCAGTTCATCCTCGATGCCGTCTCCGAAGCCGAGAACGTCGAGGTCAGCCAGCCCGAACTCATCGAGTACCTGATCTCCGCTTCGCAGCAGTACGGAATGAACCCCAACGAGTTCGCTCAGATGCTCGACAGCTCCGGCCAGGTCAACGCGCTGGTCGGCGAGGTCTCGCGCCGCAAGGCACTGGCCGCCGTCCTCGCTGGTGCCACGGTCAAGGACACCGCCGGAAACGTCGTCGACATGGAGGCCTTCACCTCCGCCGGTGACGACGCCGAGGAAGCCGACGCTGACGCGCAGAGCGCGGAAGCCGCGGACGAAGCACCTGCAGAGGCTGCCGAAGAGAACTGA
- a CDS encoding alcohol dehydrogenase catalytic domain-containing protein codes for MKIHGAVLREMKRPRPFAGSQPISIESLELDEPGPGEVLIRMTAAGVCHSDLSVVDGNRPRPLPMLLGHEGAGVVEQLGDGVDDLEVGQQVVTVFLPRCGECTNCRTDGKLPCTPGSATNGAGTLPFDGHKVRLHEDTGAEVLHHLGASVFATHAVLNRASVVPVDEDVPASIAAVLGCAVLTGGGAVLNAGRPGPDDEVMIVGLGGVGMAALITALSIETAGVIGVDANPDKLVRAKELGAVEVFTPEQLGERKAPIVIECVGHPRAFETAFSATAVGGTTVTVGLPAPDAQSSITPVTLTAEARTVIGSYLGSAVPSRDIPIYAQLWREGKLPVEELISDTISLSELNEAFDALSDGTVIRQVIDFEA; via the coding sequence GTGAAGATCCACGGCGCCGTGCTGCGGGAGATGAAGCGGCCCCGGCCCTTCGCCGGGTCGCAGCCGATCTCGATCGAGTCTCTCGAACTCGATGAACCGGGTCCCGGTGAGGTGCTCATCCGGATGACGGCCGCTGGGGTCTGTCACTCGGATCTCTCAGTCGTCGACGGAAACCGTCCCCGCCCGTTGCCGATGCTCCTCGGTCATGAAGGTGCGGGAGTCGTCGAGCAGCTCGGTGACGGTGTCGATGACCTCGAGGTCGGCCAACAGGTCGTCACAGTGTTCCTGCCTCGGTGCGGGGAGTGCACGAACTGCCGTACCGACGGGAAGCTGCCCTGCACCCCGGGCAGTGCGACGAACGGTGCCGGAACTCTGCCGTTCGACGGTCACAAGGTCCGTCTCCATGAGGACACCGGCGCCGAGGTGCTCCACCACCTCGGCGCGTCCGTATTCGCCACTCATGCCGTGCTCAACCGTGCATCGGTCGTTCCCGTCGACGAGGACGTCCCCGCGTCCATCGCCGCTGTGCTCGGCTGCGCCGTGCTTACCGGAGGGGGAGCGGTCCTCAACGCCGGACGTCCCGGACCGGACGACGAAGTGATGATCGTCGGGCTCGGCGGGGTCGGAATGGCCGCACTCATCACGGCGCTGTCCATCGAGACCGCCGGCGTCATCGGCGTCGACGCGAACCCCGACAAACTCGTACGGGCGAAGGAACTCGGCGCCGTCGAGGTCTTCACACCCGAGCAGCTGGGGGAGCGGAAGGCACCGATCGTCATCGAATGCGTCGGACATCCTCGGGCCTTCGAGACCGCGTTCTCGGCCACCGCTGTCGGCGGGACGACCGTGACCGTGGGACTTCCCGCACCAGATGCGCAGTCGAGCATCACCCCGGTGACTCTGACCGCCGAGGCGCGGACCGTGATCGGCTCCTATCTCGGGTCCGCGGTGCCGAGCCGAGACATCCCCATCTACGCCCAGCTGTGGCGGGAGGGCAAACTGCCCGTCGAGGAGCTCATCTCCGACACGATCTCACTGAGCGAGCTCAATGAGGCATTCGACGCGCTCTCCGACGGAACGGTCATCCGTCAGGTCATCGACTTCGAGGCCTGA
- a CDS encoding glycoside hydrolase family 15 protein, whose translation MTTAVRPLQGTLPHGAQSTARPSRRAILTGAAIGIGAIGLGSAITAALAEAARPDPVRSVTAAYTSSGQREALDVETAQTLPAQSRVMPELADPAPARRQQEFLEACEPWLSLLPVHHRDLAVSALLDLWVLSDDLPAAVAGWAGPWRYVWPRDTAFSAIALARVGRQDLAWSHLLFLQSVQAVDGSFAARVGPATGMAPDDRESQFDSLGLVLWAVSDVHAVSTATAEPFDLGDLDDLLRRTTRRLFDLTSDGRSLPPVGPDYWEVGESQVTLGLAGPTLVGMNSLTALTKADPELWSRLGGDPESVRRTADDYRATFTRTFEANGMQRYPTSGGADSAIAYLPAAGLVPEQAEGIYALDPELLGGVWDRLVQPAGGIKPGHGWIIDRSSWTPSTSLMGLGFARLGQVEKAEEILDWLADHRTSAGSLPEKISAEGVPVSVAPLSWTAANVIITLDELYVNRGGPDS comes from the coding sequence ATGACCACCGCCGTTCGACCCCTGCAGGGCACGCTCCCGCACGGTGCACAGAGCACCGCACGGCCCAGCCGGCGAGCGATCCTCACCGGTGCCGCCATCGGGATCGGCGCGATCGGTCTCGGCTCAGCGATCACGGCAGCCCTCGCCGAGGCGGCCCGCCCCGACCCCGTCCGTTCCGTCACAGCTGCCTACACTTCCTCCGGCCAGCGCGAAGCCCTCGACGTCGAAACCGCGCAGACGCTGCCCGCGCAGTCGCGAGTCATGCCGGAACTCGCCGACCCGGCGCCCGCGAGGAGGCAGCAGGAGTTCCTCGAGGCCTGCGAACCATGGCTGTCGTTGCTGCCGGTCCACCACCGCGACCTGGCGGTCTCGGCTCTGCTCGACCTGTGGGTGCTCAGCGACGATCTGCCCGCCGCGGTCGCCGGATGGGCCGGCCCCTGGCGGTACGTCTGGCCCCGTGACACCGCGTTCTCCGCCATCGCCCTGGCGCGAGTCGGTCGACAGGATTTGGCCTGGAGTCATCTCCTCTTCCTGCAGTCCGTGCAGGCCGTCGACGGCTCGTTCGCCGCCAGAGTCGGCCCGGCAACGGGAATGGCTCCCGACGACCGGGAATCGCAGTTCGACTCCCTCGGCCTCGTCCTCTGGGCGGTATCCGACGTGCACGCGGTGTCCACGGCGACGGCCGAACCGTTCGACCTCGGCGACCTCGATGACCTGCTGCGACGGACCACCCGGCGCCTCTTCGACCTCACCTCCGACGGTCGCAGCCTGCCTCCCGTCGGCCCGGACTATTGGGAGGTGGGAGAATCGCAGGTCACCCTCGGTCTGGCCGGGCCGACCCTGGTCGGGATGAATTCGCTCACCGCATTGACGAAGGCGGATCCGGAACTGTGGAGCCGCCTCGGCGGAGATCCTGAATCCGTCCGGCGCACAGCAGATGACTACCGTGCGACCTTCACCCGGACCTTCGAAGCCAATGGGATGCAGCGGTATCCGACCTCGGGCGGGGCCGATTCGGCCATTGCCTACCTGCCCGCCGCCGGACTCGTACCGGAACAGGCAGAGGGGATCTATGCACTCGACCCTGAGCTCCTCGGCGGAGTCTGGGACCGGCTCGTCCAGCCGGCAGGCGGGATCAAGCCCGGTCACGGATGGATCATCGACCGCTCCAGCTGGACGCCGTCGACCTCGCTCATGGGGCTCGGTTTTGCGCGCCTCGGGCAGGTGGAGAAGGCCGAGGAGATCCTCGACTGGCTCGCCGACCACCGCACGAGCGCCGGATCCCTGCCGGAGAAGATCAGCGCCGAAGGTGTCCCGGTGTCCGTGGCACCGCTGTCGTGGACGGCAGCCAACGTCATCATCACCCTCGACGAGCTCTACGTGAACCGAGGTGGACCGGATTCGTGA